Proteins encoded together in one Desulfuromonas sp. window:
- a CDS encoding SurA N-terminal domain-containing protein has product MKRLLSTIAVLALLWAVPVGAEVVSRIAAVVNEEVITTRQLDLELAARMATEARGETLSSAAVEARRQTVLSELIEQVLIRQRVAELGIEVSDGEVDEAVDDILKQNNLSGEQLEEALRLQGMSFAEYRKNLRKQIERYKLIGREVQAKVEVTNQEIRAYFREHIDEFREAPFLRLNRMTFALPPRASGEQVEALRAEAEKAAARLSAGEDLYTVLLGYASDPGVDGGDMGTFVEGELTAAFERAVEGLGEGDVSPVVEAAEGFHLLQVAERSPGSIRPYDSVEDEITAVLKERKTQERLQAWSEELKKGAYIDRRL; this is encoded by the coding sequence ATGAAACGCTTACTATCGACGATAGCCGTTCTGGCCCTGCTCTGGGCCGTCCCGGTCGGGGCCGAGGTCGTCAGCCGGATCGCCGCAGTGGTCAACGAGGAGGTCATCACCACCCGTCAGCTCGACCTCGAGCTCGCCGCGCGCATGGCCACCGAAGCCCGGGGGGAGACGCTCTCCTCCGCCGCGGTCGAGGCCCGGCGGCAGACGGTCCTCTCCGAGCTTATCGAGCAGGTGTTGATTCGCCAGCGGGTCGCCGAACTGGGCATCGAGGTCAGTGACGGCGAGGTCGACGAGGCGGTGGACGACATCCTGAAGCAGAACAACCTCTCCGGCGAGCAGCTGGAGGAGGCCCTTCGCCTGCAGGGGATGTCCTTCGCCGAGTACCGGAAGAATCTGCGCAAGCAGATCGAGAGGTACAAGCTGATCGGCAGGGAGGTGCAGGCCAAAGTCGAGGTGACCAACCAGGAGATCCGGGCCTACTTTCGCGAACACATCGACGAATTCCGGGAGGCGCCCTTTCTGCGCCTCAACCGCATGACCTTCGCTCTTCCGCCGCGGGCCTCCGGCGAGCAGGTCGAGGCCCTGCGGGCCGAGGCCGAAAAGGCCGCTGCCCGGCTGTCTGCCGGGGAGGACCTCTACACGGTCCTGCTCGGCTACGCCTCCGATCCGGGGGTGGACGGCGGTGATATGGGGACCTTTGTCGAGGGGGAGTTGACTGCTGCCTTCGAACGGGCCGTCGAGGGGCTGGGGGAGGGGGACGTCAGCCCGGTGGTTGAAGCCGCCGAGGGTTTCCACCTGCTCCAGGTCGCTGAGCGCAGCCCCGGCAGCATCCGTCCTTACGACAGCGTTGAGGACGAGATCACCGCCGTCCTCAAGGAGCGCAAGACCCAGGAGCGCCTGCAGGCGTGGTCGGAGGAGCTCAAGAAGGGGGCTTATATCGACAGACGGCTGTAG
- a CDS encoding peptidyl-prolyl cis-trans isomerase — protein sequence MFFHIAKIRLPLLLLLSLLALPACRDKAPGEEPALLRVNGRAVSVEQFHRHFAETLPSERVFSDEEKEELQRSFLVQVIDRELILGEAERLGAAVSPAELAAAMEGYRRDYPDGAFEEMLGERGLTAERWKRRVNEGLLVEKVVRQAVLSRVDVGEEEVSAYFEEHRDQFDRPDQVRARQIVVATEEEGQQILGLLRQGEEFGGLARQHSLSPDAEQGGDLGFFSRGEMPPEFDAAVFSLPVGRLSELVRSDYGFHIFLVEEKRKAVRLPLEEVREEIRSRLEADREEQLHRDWLQELRGRASIEVDWSLL from the coding sequence ATGTTTTTCCATATCGCCAAAATTCGACTGCCGCTGCTCCTGCTCCTTTCCCTGCTGGCGCTCCCGGCCTGCCGGGACAAGGCCCCCGGCGAAGAACCCGCCCTTCTACGGGTGAACGGCCGGGCGGTTTCCGTGGAGCAGTTCCATCGGCATTTCGCGGAGACCCTGCCCTCCGAGCGGGTTTTTTCCGATGAGGAGAAGGAGGAGCTGCAGCGCTCCTTCCTGGTTCAGGTCATCGACCGGGAGCTGATCCTGGGCGAGGCCGAGCGGCTCGGAGCCGCGGTTTCCCCGGCGGAACTCGCTGCGGCCATGGAGGGTTACCGTCGGGACTATCCGGACGGAGCCTTCGAGGAGATGCTGGGTGAGCGGGGCCTTACCGCCGAGCGCTGGAAGCGCCGGGTGAACGAGGGGCTCCTCGTTGAAAAGGTGGTGCGGCAGGCCGTACTCTCCCGGGTGGACGTGGGGGAGGAAGAGGTCTCCGCGTATTTCGAGGAACATCGCGATCAGTTCGACCGCCCCGATCAGGTGCGCGCCCGGCAGATCGTGGTCGCGACCGAAGAGGAGGGGCAGCAGATCCTCGGCCTGTTGCGGCAGGGGGAGGAGTTCGGCGGGTTGGCCCGCCAGCACTCCCTCTCCCCCGACGCGGAGCAGGGCGGCGACCTTGGTTTCTTCTCCCGGGGGGAGATGCCCCCCGAGTTCGACGCAGCGGTCTTTTCCCTTCCCGTGGGCCGGCTGAGCGAGCTCGTCCGGAGCGATTACGGCTTCCACATCTTCCTCGTGGAGGAGAAGAGGAAGGCGGTGCGCCTTCCCCTGGAGGAGGTTCGGGAGGAGATCCGTTCCCGGCTCGAGGCCGACCGGGAGGAGCAGCTTCATCGGGACTGGCTTCAGGAACTTCGCGGGAGGGCCTCCATCGAGGTCGACTGGTCTCTTCTTTAG
- the mfd gene encoding transcription-repair coupling factor, with the protein MVAPDQKSARRFAAELAFFHGRPGEVFFLPHWEIPPYEALSPHPEVEAGRLAALAALYEGRARAVVLPVRALMQRVIPRQALGGLCERLVTEEEYPRKALLERLVALGYGSVPMVEDRGTFSARGDILDLYPPTRQDPVRIEFFGDYVERMRPFDPGTQRSAKEELEELLLLPAREMVLAGAHLETFAQRLKERCDLLEIARPRREAVLEEAREGLLAPGRAFLLPLNYPALDTVFDYADGCRRVILDSPALEGEADRFAAEVKDGRERIARKGEPHVAPEELFLTSAELEQGLGPRRVEFASLQVFRLREDRQLFRVNAEGNGDIRAGIDRDGDGMKNLADRLKQWRSDGWRTCLVCHQRGQAERLLDLLQPYGLELSFDPSAGPKQLRPGQQRVVLGDLSAGFRLLDEKLAVVTEEEIFGPRVRRRGPAEARAKVLLSSLAQLKEGDFVVHADHGIGIYRGLLHLELGQVEGDFLHLEYSGADKLYLPVDRIEKVQKYVGGDGHVPRLDKMGGSAWEKARFKARAAVEELARELLKIYARRDMSEGFRYSPPDRMFREFEAAFPYEETPDQLAAIGEVLEDMQSERPMDRLICGDVGYGKTEVAVRAAFKAVHDGRQVAVLVPTTVLAQQHWETFTERLKDCPVEVEMVSRFRSPAEQKRVLAKAGEGKVDILIGTHRLLQRDVSFADLGLIIIDEEQRFGVSHKERLKSLRAEVDVLTLTATPIPRTLHMGLMGLRSLSVIDTPPVDRLAIRTYVTRFDDDLIREAVLRELRRGGQVFFVHNRVQSIDAMAGFLRTLVPEAKVAVGHGQMGEKALEEVMLGFVEGRSNVLVCSTIIESGLDIPRANTIIVNRADCFGLAQLYQLRGRVGRSKERAYAYLLIPGEGTLTRDARERLRVLQELTELGAGFRIASHDLELRGAGELLGGRQAGQIAAIGFEMYAELLEETVRELQGLEREEKVDPEVRLGLSAFLPEKYLPDPNQRLVFYKKLASADDDQALYTVADELRDRYGEPPAPAALLLEVMKLRVMMKRLKVELAEYDGRQLVFAFHATTPVPPEKILALLQEGSGTYRFSPDYRLSVRLGKQEGEEVLAAAKKELRRFL; encoded by the coding sequence GTGGTGGCTCCCGACCAGAAGAGTGCGAGGCGCTTTGCCGCCGAGCTCGCCTTCTTCCACGGCCGCCCCGGCGAGGTCTTCTTCCTTCCTCACTGGGAAATCCCCCCCTACGAGGCCCTGAGCCCCCACCCCGAGGTGGAGGCGGGCCGCCTCGCCGCCCTGGCCGCCCTCTACGAGGGCCGGGCGCGGGCGGTGGTCCTGCCGGTGCGGGCCCTGATGCAGCGGGTCATCCCCCGCCAGGCGCTGGGCGGGCTGTGCGAACGCCTGGTGACGGAGGAGGAGTACCCCCGCAAGGCCCTGCTGGAGCGCCTCGTGGCCCTCGGCTACGGTTCCGTTCCCATGGTCGAGGACCGGGGCACCTTCTCGGCCCGGGGGGACATCCTCGATCTCTATCCTCCCACCCGCCAGGACCCCGTGCGCATCGAGTTCTTCGGCGACTACGTGGAACGGATGCGCCCCTTCGATCCCGGCACCCAGCGCTCTGCGAAGGAGGAGCTGGAGGAGCTGCTGCTGCTGCCGGCCCGGGAGATGGTCCTGGCGGGCGCCCACCTGGAGACCTTCGCCCAGCGCCTCAAGGAGCGCTGCGACCTTCTGGAGATCGCCCGCCCCCGGCGCGAGGCCGTCCTCGAGGAGGCCCGGGAGGGCCTGCTGGCCCCGGGGCGCGCTTTTCTGCTGCCCCTCAACTACCCGGCCCTGGACACCGTCTTCGATTACGCCGACGGGTGCCGGCGGGTGATTCTCGACTCGCCGGCGTTGGAGGGGGAGGCCGACCGCTTCGCCGCCGAGGTCAAGGACGGCCGGGAGCGGATCGCCCGCAAGGGCGAGCCCCACGTTGCGCCCGAGGAACTCTTCCTGACCTCGGCCGAACTGGAGCAGGGGCTGGGGCCGCGGCGCGTTGAGTTCGCCTCCCTTCAGGTCTTCCGGCTTCGGGAGGATCGTCAGCTCTTCCGGGTCAACGCCGAGGGCAACGGCGACATCCGGGCCGGGATCGACCGGGACGGCGACGGGATGAAGAACCTGGCCGACCGTCTGAAGCAGTGGCGCAGCGACGGCTGGCGGACCTGCCTGGTCTGCCACCAGCGGGGCCAGGCCGAGCGCCTCCTCGACCTGTTGCAGCCTTACGGCCTGGAGTTGAGCTTCGACCCGTCGGCGGGGCCGAAACAGCTCCGCCCCGGTCAGCAGCGGGTGGTGCTGGGGGACCTCTCGGCGGGATTCCGCCTGCTCGACGAGAAGCTGGCGGTGGTCACCGAGGAGGAGATCTTCGGTCCGCGGGTGCGGCGCCGGGGGCCGGCCGAGGCCCGGGCCAAGGTCCTCCTTTCCTCCCTGGCCCAGCTCAAGGAGGGCGATTTCGTGGTCCACGCCGACCACGGCATCGGCATCTACCGGGGGCTGCTGCACCTGGAGCTCGGCCAGGTCGAGGGGGATTTCCTCCACCTGGAGTATTCCGGGGCCGACAAGCTCTACCTTCCGGTCGACCGCATCGAGAAGGTTCAGAAGTACGTCGGCGGCGACGGGCATGTTCCGCGCCTCGACAAGATGGGGGGCAGCGCCTGGGAGAAGGCCCGCTTCAAGGCCCGCGCCGCGGTCGAGGAGCTGGCCCGGGAGCTGCTCAAGATCTACGCCCGGCGCGACATGAGCGAGGGATTCCGCTACTCGCCGCCCGACCGGATGTTCCGGGAGTTCGAGGCGGCCTTTCCCTACGAGGAGACCCCCGACCAGCTCGCCGCCATCGGCGAGGTGCTCGAGGACATGCAGTCCGAGCGCCCCATGGACCGCCTGATCTGCGGCGACGTCGGCTACGGCAAGACCGAGGTGGCGGTCCGCGCCGCCTTCAAGGCGGTCCACGACGGCCGCCAGGTGGCGGTGCTGGTGCCGACCACGGTCCTCGCCCAGCAGCACTGGGAGACTTTCACCGAGCGCTTGAAGGACTGCCCGGTGGAGGTCGAAATGGTCTCGCGATTCCGCAGTCCGGCCGAGCAGAAGAGGGTCCTCGCGAAGGCGGGCGAGGGGAAGGTCGACATCCTCATCGGAACCCACCGCCTGCTGCAGCGCGACGTGAGCTTCGCCGACCTGGGCCTGATCATCATCGACGAGGAGCAGCGCTTCGGGGTCAGCCACAAGGAGCGGCTGAAGAGTCTGCGCGCCGAGGTGGACGTGCTGACCCTGACCGCTACCCCCATCCCCCGCACCCTCCACATGGGGCTGATGGGCCTGCGCAGCCTCTCGGTCATCGACACCCCGCCGGTGGACCGCCTCGCCATCCGCACCTACGTGACCCGCTTCGACGACGACCTGATCCGCGAGGCGGTCCTTCGCGAGCTGCGCCGCGGCGGCCAGGTCTTCTTCGTCCACAACAGGGTGCAGTCCATCGACGCCATGGCCGGCTTCCTGCGGACCCTGGTGCCCGAGGCGAAGGTCGCCGTCGGCCACGGGCAGATGGGGGAGAAGGCCCTCGAGGAGGTGATGCTCGGCTTTGTCGAGGGGCGCAGCAACGTCCTGGTCTGCAGCACCATCATCGAGAGCGGCCTGGACATTCCCCGGGCCAACACCATCATCGTCAACCGCGCCGACTGCTTCGGCCTCGCTCAGCTCTACCAGCTGCGCGGCCGGGTCGGGCGCTCCAAGGAGCGGGCCTACGCCTATCTGCTGATTCCCGGAGAGGGGACCCTCACCCGGGACGCCCGGGAGAGGCTGCGGGTGCTGCAGGAGCTCACCGAGCTGGGGGCCGGCTTCCGCATCGCCAGCCACGACCTGGAGCTGCGCGGCGCCGGGGAGCTGCTCGGCGGGCGCCAGGCCGGTCAGATCGCAGCCATCGGCTTCGAGATGTACGCCGAACTGCTTGAGGAGACGGTGCGGGAGCTGCAGGGTCTGGAGCGGGAGGAGAAGGTCGACCCGGAGGTCCGCCTCGGCCTTTCGGCCTTTCTGCCCGAGAAGTACCTGCCCGACCCCAACCAGCGCCTGGTCTTTTACAAAAAGCTGGCCTCGGCGGACGACGATCAGGCCCTGTACACGGTGGCCGACGAACTGCGCGACCGCTACGGCGAGCCCCCTGCGCCGGCCGCATTGCTCCTGGAGGTGATGAAGCTGCGGGTGATGATGAAACGGCTCAAGGTCGAGCTGGCCGAGTACGACGGCCGGCAGCTGGTTTTCGCCTTTCACGCCACCACCCCCGTGCCGCCGGAGAAGATCCTCGCCCTGCTCCAGGAGGGGAGCGGCACGTACCGCTTCTCCCCCGACTACCGGCTCTCGGTGCGCCTCGGCAAGCAGGAGGGGGAGGAGGTCCTCGCGGCGGCCAAAAAAGAATTGCGCCGTTTTCTCTAG
- the nadA gene encoding quinolinate synthase NadA: protein MTQEEIKQEIRRLARERNALLLAHNYQRDEIQELADITGDSLALSMEAARTDREVIVFCGVHFMAESAAILGPDKIVLLPRPDAGCPMADMVTPEGLREMKARYPGAPVVTYVNSTAAVKAESDICCTSSNAVNVVNSLEADEVLLVPDRNLGRYIADRTDKTCHLWEGYCPTHDRLSVEDVQRALEEHPDALFMAHPECPPPILELAHHICSTSGMYEFARQNPAAKFIVGTEMGILYRLRKESPDKEFILPTSKLICPNMKLTSLEDVLKSLQTMSPEITVPADVRERAKLTLDRMLAVPRD, encoded by the coding sequence ATGACTCAGGAAGAGATCAAACAGGAAATCCGCCGCCTGGCGCGGGAGCGCAACGCCCTGCTTCTGGCCCACAACTACCAGCGTGACGAAATTCAGGAACTCGCCGACATCACCGGCGATTCCCTGGCGCTTTCCATGGAGGCCGCTCGCACCGACCGGGAAGTCATCGTCTTCTGCGGGGTGCACTTTATGGCCGAAAGCGCCGCCATTCTCGGCCCGGACAAGATCGTGCTGCTGCCCCGACCCGACGCCGGCTGTCCCATGGCCGACATGGTCACCCCCGAGGGGCTGCGTGAGATGAAGGCCCGCTATCCCGGGGCGCCGGTCGTCACCTACGTCAATTCCACGGCCGCGGTCAAGGCCGAGAGCGACATCTGCTGCACCAGCTCCAACGCGGTCAACGTGGTCAACTCCCTGGAGGCCGACGAGGTCCTGCTGGTGCCCGACCGCAACCTGGGCCGCTACATCGCCGACCGCACCGACAAGACCTGCCATCTCTGGGAGGGGTACTGCCCCACCCATGACCGGCTTTCGGTGGAGGACGTGCAGCGGGCCCTCGAGGAGCACCCCGACGCCCTCTTCATGGCCCACCCCGAATGTCCCCCCCCGATCCTGGAGCTGGCCCACCATATCTGCTCCACGAGCGGCATGTACGAGTTCGCCCGTCAGAACCCGGCCGCCAAGTTCATCGTCGGCACCGAGATGGGGATTCTCTACCGGCTGCGCAAGGAGAGCCCGGACAAGGAGTTCATCCTTCCGACCTCCAAGCTCATCTGCCCCAACATGAAGCTCACCTCCCTGGAGGACGTGCTGAAGAGCCTGCAGACCATGAGCCCGGAGATCACCGTGCCGGCGGACGTCCGCGAGCGGGCCAAGTTGACCCTCGACCGGATGCTGGCGGTCCCCCGCGACTGA
- the tatB gene encoding Sec-independent protein translocase protein TatB encodes MFGIGLPEMLLILALALIVIGPKKLPDIAKALGRGLAEFRRATDELKSTLHEEARSSETKDQLLKEGKIRPPKAVPKPFSSLAEEGESSPAEQTDDSGEDREAPQEPKEPPHGG; translated from the coding sequence ATGTTCGGAATCGGCTTGCCCGAAATGCTCCTCATCCTGGCCCTGGCCCTCATCGTCATCGGGCCCAAGAAACTCCCCGACATCGCCAAAGCCCTGGGCCGCGGCCTGGCCGAGTTCCGCCGCGCCACCGACGAGTTGAAAAGCACCCTCCACGAAGAGGCCCGCAGCAGCGAAACCAAGGACCAGCTCCTCAAGGAGGGGAAAATCCGCCCTCCCAAGGCCGTCCCCAAGCCCTTCTCGTCCCTGGCCGAAGAGGGGGAGTCGAGCCCAGCGGAGCAAACCGACGATTCCGGGGAGGACCGGGAAGCGCCCCAGGAACCGAAGGAGCCCCCCCATGGCGGATGA
- the tatC gene encoding twin-arginine translocase subunit TatC: MADEPLPFTAHLEELRKRLIIASGAWLVAFLACYSFAERLFGYISEPVQAALPEGSSLVFINATEPFFTYLKVGALAGLLIAMPVIFWQIWTFIAPGLYAHEKKYAIPFVLASCLCFGAGTFFGFSFVFPTIFTFLIKFGTGSGEINAMLSMGSYLSLSTKLLLAFGLVFELPIVIFFLARIGIVDHKWLAKNRKFALLAAFLFGALLTPPDVFSQAAIAVPFIVLYEVGIWVARFFGKRKKDEEEAEE; encoded by the coding sequence ATGGCGGATGAGCCCCTTCCTTTCACCGCCCACCTGGAGGAGCTGCGCAAACGCCTGATAATCGCCTCCGGAGCCTGGCTGGTGGCGTTCCTCGCCTGCTACAGCTTTGCCGAGCGCCTCTTCGGATACATCTCCGAACCGGTTCAGGCCGCCCTGCCCGAAGGCAGCTCTCTGGTCTTCATCAACGCCACCGAACCGTTCTTCACCTACCTGAAGGTCGGCGCCCTGGCCGGCCTGCTGATCGCGATGCCGGTGATCTTCTGGCAGATCTGGACCTTCATCGCCCCCGGCCTCTACGCCCACGAGAAAAAATACGCCATCCCCTTCGTCCTGGCCAGCTGCCTCTGCTTCGGGGCAGGAACCTTCTTCGGCTTCTCCTTCGTCTTTCCGACCATCTTCACCTTTCTCATCAAATTCGGCACCGGCAGCGGCGAGATCAACGCCATGCTCTCCATGGGAAGCTACCTGAGCCTGTCAACCAAGCTGCTTCTGGCCTTCGGCCTCGTCTTCGAACTGCCCATCGTGATCTTCTTCCTGGCCCGAATAGGGATCGTGGACCACAAGTGGCTGGCCAAAAACCGCAAGTTCGCCCTGCTCGCCGCCTTCCTGTTCGGAGCCCTTCTCACCCCGCCCGACGTCTTCTCCCAGGCCGCCATCGCCGTCCCCTTCATCGTCCTCTACGAGGTCGGCATCTGGGTGGCGCGCTTTTTCGGCAAGCGCAAAAAGGACGAGGAGGAGGCGGAAGAGTAG
- a CDS encoding efflux transporter outer membrane subunit produces MYKQVRHIIALTLFSLLLAGCTLGPDYLRPEVDTPLAWKEGAPWKEAATMDGAPKGSWWEIYGDPVLNGLEEEAAAANQDLRAAAARVDQARALARIDEADLLPRVDLNPAAGRARTPGDFAFGGKGVTGDSYSVPFDLSYEIDLWGRVRRSAEASRADAGASLADYRNVLLVLQAEVAGNYFALRSLDADIALLERTVGLRRENLELVASLFEHGQVGRLDVARAETELATTEAEALGVQKRRAELEHALAVLLGRAAAGFALSPAPLDLTPPAVAPGLPSSLLERRPDVGAAERQMAAASARIGIARTAFFPAIRLTGSAGYASTEASGLFDWDSRSWALGPAVSLPIFEAGRNRANLNRARAAYEEAVAIYRRQVLVAFAEVEDALSGLRVLAAQADAQGRAVGAAREAAEISDKRYQAGFVSYLEVVDSQRTSLQSERQAVQILGQRLQASVSLIKALGGGWNMEPGQAG; encoded by the coding sequence ATGTACAAACAGGTCCGTCACATTATCGCGCTCACTCTTTTCAGCCTCCTTTTGGCCGGCTGCACCCTCGGCCCCGACTATCTCCGCCCCGAGGTCGACACCCCCCTCGCCTGGAAGGAAGGCGCTCCCTGGAAGGAGGCGGCCACGATGGACGGGGCGCCGAAGGGAAGCTGGTGGGAGATCTACGGCGACCCGGTCCTGAACGGGCTCGAAGAGGAGGCCGCCGCGGCCAACCAGGACCTGCGGGCGGCGGCCGCCCGGGTCGACCAGGCCCGGGCGCTCGCCCGCATCGACGAGGCCGACCTGCTGCCGCGGGTGGACCTCAACCCTGCGGCGGGCCGCGCCCGGACCCCCGGCGATTTCGCCTTCGGAGGCAAGGGAGTCACCGGTGACAGCTACTCGGTCCCCTTCGACCTGAGCTACGAGATCGACCTCTGGGGGCGGGTGCGGCGCTCGGCCGAGGCCTCCCGGGCCGACGCCGGGGCGAGTCTGGCCGACTACCGTAATGTGCTGCTGGTCCTGCAGGCCGAGGTGGCCGGCAACTACTTCGCTCTGCGCTCCCTCGACGCCGATATCGCCCTGCTCGAAAGAACAGTCGGATTGCGCCGGGAGAACCTGGAACTGGTCGCCAGCCTTTTTGAGCACGGCCAGGTCGGGCGCCTCGACGTGGCCCGGGCCGAGACCGAGCTGGCCACCACCGAGGCCGAGGCCCTCGGCGTGCAGAAACGGCGTGCCGAGCTGGAGCACGCCCTCGCGGTGCTCCTCGGCCGGGCGGCCGCAGGCTTCGCCCTCTCCCCTGCGCCCCTCGACCTGACCCCTCCGGCAGTTGCCCCCGGGCTTCCCTCGAGCCTCCTGGAGCGGCGTCCCGACGTCGGGGCGGCCGAGCGCCAGATGGCCGCCGCCAGCGCCCGCATCGGGATCGCAAGGACCGCCTTCTTCCCCGCGATTCGCCTGACCGGCAGCGCCGGCTACGCCAGCACCGAAGCCTCCGGGCTGTTCGACTGGGACAGCCGGTCCTGGGCCCTCGGCCCGGCGGTTTCCCTGCCGATCTTCGAGGCCGGCCGCAACCGGGCCAACCTGAACCGGGCCCGGGCGGCCTACGAAGAGGCCGTGGCCATTTACCGCCGGCAGGTTCTGGTCGCCTTCGCCGAGGTCGAGGACGCCCTCTCCGGCCTGCGGGTTCTGGCCGCGCAGGCCGATGCCCAGGGAAGAGCGGTCGGGGCGGCCCGCGAGGCGGCGGAGATTTCCGACAAACGCTACCAGGCAGGATTCGTGAGCTACCTCGAGGTTGTGGACAGTCAGCGCACCTCCCTGCAGAGCGAACGGCAGGCGGTCCAGATTCTCGGCCAGAGGCTGCAGGCGAGCGTCTCCCTGATCAAGGCCCTTGGGGGGGGATGGAACATGGAGCCGGGCCAGGCCGGCTGA
- a CDS encoding efflux RND transporter periplasmic adaptor subunit — translation MKQETTSGQNGPGTKTGGRSRRTAATVSIWSALTLLCAGAYLLLQPPAFAEGAKEEAPTRPPMPVEVTEVSLAAADRNIGAVGTLHSNESVTIAAEIAGRIAGIDFAEGEGAAEGKSLIRLDASVLEAELDRAEANRALHEANYRRAEALLKDKAISERERDETYALWQLDEASVRLAKAQLDKATIRAPFAGTTGLRRVSVGDYVQPGQPLVNLEDTGRLKVEFRVPEKFSAQVKVGQRLELASDAYPGRDFIGRLYAIDPQVEMNSRSLVLRGQLDNRDGLLRPGQFVKVTLAVEQRTDVLFVPEQALITQPNSQFVYRVDDGTAQMAPVKTGMRRKGWVEVTSGLAAGDVVVTGGHQKIGPGSPVHPVPADPALFAKL, via the coding sequence ATGAAACAAGAGACCACATCCGGACAGAACGGGCCGGGAACCAAAACCGGGGGCCGCTCGCGGCGCACCGCAGCGACTGTATCGATCTGGAGCGCCCTGACCCTGCTCTGCGCGGGGGCCTATCTTCTGCTGCAGCCGCCGGCCTTTGCCGAAGGCGCTAAGGAGGAGGCGCCGACCCGGCCGCCGATGCCGGTGGAGGTGACGGAGGTCTCCCTGGCCGCTGCCGACCGGAACATCGGCGCCGTCGGCACCCTGCACTCCAACGAGTCGGTGACGATCGCGGCGGAGATCGCCGGCCGGATCGCTGGAATCGACTTCGCCGAAGGGGAGGGGGCCGCCGAGGGCAAATCCCTGATTCGCCTCGATGCATCGGTGCTGGAGGCCGAGCTCGACCGGGCCGAGGCCAACCGGGCCCTGCACGAGGCCAACTACCGGCGGGCGGAGGCCCTGCTGAAAGACAAGGCGATTTCCGAGCGGGAGCGGGACGAGACCTACGCCCTCTGGCAGCTCGACGAGGCGAGCGTGCGCCTGGCCAAGGCCCAGCTCGACAAGGCGACGATTCGCGCTCCCTTCGCCGGAACCACGGGGCTGCGCAGGGTCAGCGTCGGCGACTACGTTCAGCCCGGCCAGCCCCTGGTCAACCTGGAGGATACGGGCCGGCTCAAGGTCGAATTCCGGGTTCCCGAGAAGTTTTCCGCCCAGGTGAAGGTCGGGCAGCGCCTTGAACTGGCGTCCGACGCCTACCCGGGCCGGGATTTCATTGGCCGGCTTTACGCCATCGATCCCCAGGTGGAAATGAACAGCCGCTCCCTGGTCCTGCGCGGGCAGCTCGACAACCGGGACGGCCTGCTGCGCCCGGGACAGTTCGTGAAGGTGACGCTTGCCGTGGAGCAGAGGACCGATGTCCTCTTCGTCCCCGAGCAGGCGCTGATCACCCAGCCGAACTCCCAGTTCGTCTACAGGGTGGACGACGGGACGGCGCAGATGGCCCCGGTGAAGACGGGGATGCGCCGCAAGGGGTGGGTCGAAGTGACCTCGGGGCTCGCGGCGGGGGACGTGGTCGTCACCGGCGGGCACCAGAAGATCGGCCCTGGAAGCCCGGTCCACCCGGTCCCGGCCGACCCGGCGCTCTTCGCCAAGCTATAA
- the sugE gene encoding quaternary ammonium compound efflux SMR transporter SugE encodes MAWFYLTVAGLFEVGWAVGLKYTEGFTRLVPSVLTLAAMAVSFGLLSAALKTLPVGTAYAVWTGIGAVGTALVGMALFGEPREAARIVCILLIVAGMAGLKFTANH; translated from the coding sequence ATGGCCTGGTTCTACCTGACCGTCGCCGGGCTCTTCGAGGTCGGCTGGGCGGTCGGCCTGAAATACACCGAGGGGTTCACCCGCCTCGTACCCTCGGTGCTGACTCTCGCCGCCATGGCGGTCAGCTTCGGCCTGTTGAGCGCCGCCCTGAAGACTCTCCCGGTGGGGACGGCCTACGCGGTCTGGACCGGCATCGGCGCGGTCGGCACCGCCCTGGTCGGGATGGCCCTGTTCGGCGAGCCCCGGGAGGCGGCACGGATCGTCTGCATCCTTCTCATTGTGGCGGGGATGGCCGGTCTCAAGTTCACCGCCAACCATTGA
- a CDS encoding TetR/AcrR family transcriptional regulator, translated as MNEKKTDKRRAILRSTMELIAEQGFHGTPTSQIAQRAGVGVGTIYRYFKDKDELIEEIHEENHALFASTFAENYDPAMPVRENYLAIFSALTRLFIANPFEIRFMEQYYNSPYGIAKKRAEEVECDKPLFAFFEQGKEQQVIKDLPCEVLMSLSFGPILFLTRDHLNGFVDLNDEMIATSVEATWDAVKR; from the coding sequence ATGAACGAAAAGAAGACCGACAAGCGCCGCGCCATCCTTCGGTCGACCATGGAACTGATCGCCGAGCAGGGGTTCCACGGCACCCCGACCTCGCAGATCGCCCAGCGGGCGGGGGTCGGCGTCGGCACCATCTACCGCTATTTCAAGGACAAGGACGAGCTGATCGAGGAGATCCACGAGGAAAACCACGCTCTCTTCGCCAGCACCTTCGCTGAAAACTACGACCCGGCGATGCCGGTCCGGGAGAACTACCTCGCCATCTTTTCCGCCCTCACCCGGCTGTTCATCGCCAACCCCTTCGAAATCAGGTTCATGGAGCAGTACTACAACTCCCCCTACGGCATCGCCAAGAAGCGGGCCGAGGAGGTCGAGTGCGACAAGCCGCTGTTTGCCTTCTTCGAGCAGGGCAAGGAGCAGCAGGTGATCAAGGACCTGCCCTGCGAAGTCCTGATGAGCCTGTCCTTCGGGCCGATCCTCTTCCTGACCCGGGACCACCTGAACGGCTTCGTCGATTTGAACGACGAGATGATCGCCACCTCCGTGGAGGCGACCTGGGACGCGGTCAAAAGATAG